A window of Bacteroidota bacterium contains these coding sequences:
- a CDS encoding patatin-like phospholipase family protein, whose amino-acid sequence MSFTKRSYYLLLAALFFCLNVQKSRAQKVGVVLSGGGADGVAHIGVLKSLEENRIPIDYIVGTSMGAFVAGMYASGYSVKQIETFITSDKFKRAAEGDVEEKYVFYLKKRENDASWVSFKFAPDTILTTSLPTNFISPVPIDFTLVELFANPSAASNYNFDSLFIPFRCVGSDVTAKKQVVFKKGDVGQSIRASMSYPFYIKPILIDGDLFFDGGLYNNFPIDVLYADFKPDVIIGSSVADKLIPPDEDNVISQIKSMLINRGTVEKVPVPSIVIEPIVDDIGLFEFKSAAKVLGNGYVAANEKMDSIKMLISRRENSDSLQCRRQLFQNKKERLVFEKILIEGLKVKQAHYVRKLLSNKNKLVTLEELKPKYYRLVADDKIKQIYPLTKYNEKSGFYDLLLKIKKEKDLFVSFGGNVSSRPINAGFIGLQYNYLRKISITTSGNIYFGKLYGSYQAKLRFDFPSRLPFYAEASFTRNRWDFFKSSTAFFEESKPSFLVQNDLYGDVNLGLPAKNKGKIITGSAFANSYDKYYQTKVFSATDTADRTDLYLTSPYLFYERNTLNKKQFANRGTYFLLKARYLSGREVNTPGSTSINRNTYSRYHNWFNVHLIYDNYFKRKGNLRLGFYLEGVYSNQDFFNNYTASILAAPAFMPIPESRTLFLENFRAHSFAAGGFRSVINFYTNFDIRIEGFVYQPYREILKQPDLTAKYGEPFAQIYFIGSTSLIYHSPIGPLSFNVNYYDRKSDSFNFLFSFGYLLFNKKSTE is encoded by the coding sequence ATGTCCTTTACAAAGCGCTCTTACTACCTCCTACTTGCAGCATTATTTTTTTGCTTGAATGTGCAAAAAAGTCGTGCACAAAAAGTGGGTGTTGTGCTTAGCGGTGGCGGTGCAGATGGTGTTGCACACATTGGTGTATTAAAATCGCTCGAAGAAAACCGCATTCCCATCGATTACATTGTAGGTACCAGCATGGGTGCCTTTGTTGCCGGTATGTATGCCTCCGGGTATTCAGTTAAGCAAATCGAAACGTTCATAACAAGTGATAAATTTAAACGTGCTGCCGAAGGCGATGTAGAAGAAAAATATGTTTTTTATTTAAAGAAAAGAGAGAACGATGCCTCTTGGGTTTCCTTTAAATTCGCACCTGACACTATTTTAACCACTTCTCTTCCAACTAACTTTATTTCACCTGTTCCCATTGATTTTACTTTGGTGGAATTGTTTGCCAACCCATCGGCAGCATCAAATTATAATTTCGATAGTTTATTCATTCCCTTTCGTTGTGTAGGCTCTGATGTTACGGCAAAAAAGCAAGTTGTATTTAAAAAAGGAGATGTGGGTCAAAGTATTCGTGCTTCTATGTCTTACCCTTTTTACATTAAGCCCATTTTGATTGATGGCGATTTGTTTTTTGATGGCGGACTCTACAACAATTTCCCTATTGACGTGCTTTACGCTGATTTTAAACCGGATGTAATAATTGGGAGTAGTGTGGCCGATAAGCTTATTCCACCCGATGAGGACAATGTTATTTCTCAAATTAAAAGTATGCTCATCAACCGCGGTACGGTCGAAAAAGTTCCGGTTCCATCGATTGTTATTGAACCGATAGTGGATGACATTGGACTTTTTGAATTTAAGAGTGCTGCTAAGGTTTTAGGGAATGGTTATGTGGCAGCAAACGAAAAAATGGATAGCATTAAAATGCTGATTAGCCGTCGCGAAAATTCAGATTCGCTTCAATGCCGCCGACAACTCTTTCAAAACAAAAAAGAAAGATTGGTTTTCGAAAAAATACTTATCGAAGGACTAAAAGTAAAACAAGCCCACTATGTGCGTAAATTACTGAGCAATAAAAATAAATTAGTTACACTCGAAGAGCTTAAACCTAAGTACTATCGCTTGGTTGCAGATGATAAAATCAAACAGATTTACCCGCTTACCAAATACAATGAAAAATCGGGCTTTTACGATTTATTATTAAAAATAAAGAAGGAAAAGGATTTATTTGTTTCCTTTGGCGGAAATGTTTCTTCTCGACCTATAAATGCCGGTTTTATTGGTTTACAGTATAATTACCTTCGAAAAATTTCGATCACCACAAGTGGAAATATTTATTTTGGTAAGCTGTATGGTTCCTATCAAGCCAAATTACGTTTTGATTTTCCTTCTCGTCTTCCTTTTTATGCCGAGGCTTCATTTACCCGTAACCGCTGGGATTTCTTTAAAAGTAGTACCGCATTTTTTGAAGAATCTAAACCATCTTTTCTCGTACAAAATGATTTGTATGGCGATGTAAATCTAGGTTTACCGGCAAAAAACAAAGGAAAAATTATTACCGGGTCTGCTTTTGCTAACAGCTACGACAAGTACTATCAAACCAAAGTATTTTCAGCCACCGATACTGCCGATAGAACCGATTTATACCTAACCAGCCCTTATCTTTTTTATGAACGCAATACTTTAAATAAAAAACAATTTGCAAACAGAGGTACGTATTTTTTGCTTAAAGCAAGATACTTAAGTGGACGCGAAGTAAATACTCCCGGTTCCACTTCCATAAATCGAAATACTTATAGCCGCTACCACAACTGGTTCAATGTGCACTTAATATATGATAACTATTTTAAACGAAAAGGAAATTTGCGATTAGGATTTTATTTAGAAGGCGTATATTCCAATCAGGATTTCTTTAATAACTACACTGCCAGCATTCTTGCAGCACCTGCCTTTATGCCTATACCCGAAAGTAGGACACTCTTTTTAGAAAATTTTAGAGCCCACTCTTTCGCTGCTGGTGGTTTTAGAAGTGTAATTAATTTTTATACAAATTTTGACATACGCATCGAAGGTTTTGTTTACCAACCGTATAGGGAAATATTAAAACAGCCAGACTTAACTGCAAAATACGGTGAACCCTTTGCGCAAATATATTTTATAGGTTCCACTTCACTCATCTATCACAGCCCAATTGGACCATTAAGTTTTAATGTAAACTATTACGATCGCAAAAGCGATTCATTTAATTTTCTATTTTCATTTGGGTATTTGTTGTTCAATAAAAAATCAACCGAATAA
- a CDS encoding YihY/virulence factor BrkB family protein, translating into MVERFKGALLKSYPVRFVLTLSKKLILPGFEGLPFYDVASFFFIGVQNGSLTTRASSLAFKFFLAIFPSIIFLITLIPYIPINDFQDQLLILMKDFLPSNAYEAMRETFEDLVKHQRGDLLSFGFLFALYLATDGIHAMISAFNKSNQSIETRSIWKIRLISVALVFILTFLILIAIALIVFSNVALDYLVSKHLLVDSLTIYLLLIGKWFVILGLFFCAFSFLYYLGPDQKLKWKFISAGSTFATVMSIIASLGFSFYVNHFGNYNKLYGSIGTLIVIMLWIYFNAIIILLGFELNASIHSAKLNRRK; encoded by the coding sequence ATGGTAGAGCGTTTTAAAGGGGCATTGTTAAAAAGCTATCCGGTTCGTTTCGTGCTCACGCTTTCTAAAAAATTAATTCTACCGGGTTTCGAAGGCTTACCTTTTTACGATGTAGCCTCTTTCTTTTTTATTGGCGTTCAAAATGGCTCACTCACTACAAGGGCATCCTCCTTGGCATTCAAGTTTTTTCTAGCTATTTTTCCAAGTATTATCTTTTTAATAACCCTCATACCTTACATTCCTATTAACGATTTTCAAGATCAATTGTTGATTTTGATGAAAGATTTTTTGCCCAGCAATGCCTATGAGGCAATGCGCGAAACGTTTGAAGATTTAGTAAAGCATCAACGCGGAGATTTACTTTCATTTGGATTTTTATTTGCGCTGTATTTGGCTACCGATGGCATACATGCCATGATTAGTGCCTTTAACAAATCAAACCAAAGCATCGAAACACGCTCCATTTGGAAAATTCGATTGATTTCGGTTGCGCTTGTTTTTATTCTTACTTTTTTAATATTGATTGCGATTGCGCTTATTGTATTCAGCAATGTAGCACTCGATTATTTGGTGAGTAAGCATTTATTGGTCGACAGCCTAACCATTTATTTGCTCTTGATAGGAAAGTGGTTTGTTATATTGGGTCTCTTTTTTTGTGCCTTTTCCTTTTTGTATTACCTCGGCCCGGATCAAAAACTAAAATGGAAATTTATTTCTGCGGGTTCAACTTTTGCTACCGTCATGAGCATAATAGCTTCGCTTGGATTTTCATTTTATGTAAATCATTTTGGCAATTACAACAAATTATACGGCTCTATCGGAACGCTTATTGTTATTATGCTTTGGATTTATTTTAACGCCATAATTATTTTACTGGGATTTGAGCTCAATGCAAGTATCCATTCAGCAAAATTGAATCGGAGGAAATGA
- a CDS encoding S8 family serine peptidase → MKNYPFHLLNAGSSRFLCFGKAITRILLIALLFAKGVSAQQLQMTDFVMYAGSGGSGCTTPPSGGFGVFMASSNTINNGSIGSKVLVKTTGTSQINSNIYSQGKATLSSSNAVVGNMVIANTSSASGTILSVGNSASITGNIDVKGNTVIGSGTFNGKLTHPTGTTYSGPVPSLGNIIGVPALPVFPAQPAITAFPAYPQMSDISTTQTLNPGSYDDIKLTGGKTITFNGPGVYVFDLIQNSGSTNYFVFDFKNTSSGAILIYVHNNMVMGKMGVTAINGGSASRIFTEVHGIGTGSKKYAFDLANGSSGAASSKWLGTVWAPYAGINVGSGTGNSDVTGALWSGTQVNIQSGVTITYAPFQNCSSPNANAGADMVITCSTSTVQLNGSSSTAGVTYNWLASNGGTIVGAANIASPTVSSAGTYTLTVTTSAGGCSASDVVLVTEDKISPTAVAGADMVINCTNMSAILNGSSNTAGVSYNWSASNGGSISGSTSIANPSASTAGSYTLTVTNPLNGCSASDLVLVTLDNQAPNANAGNDNVISCAFLTRELNGSSSTAGVNYSWSSANGGNITSATNIPNPTVNAVGDYTLTVTNPANGCSATDVAQITQGPCIFPYYPPDPSGKVGSLIGSELTSLYFNFNPNASDTLDNIYQINADSVYIEVISLAGQYQTLLSLLQTTPYGITRLIDNGPNTLFISGLYPVNHLKKLDSLPNLIDYVRPLFPPVSNTGIITSAGDIAQKSDIARIGYGLNGTGVKIGVISNSYNTIQGNPAATDIANGDLPGANGTNPVHVLKDYPYGIQSDEGRAMLQIVHDIAPNADLAFRTGFISAGDMAQGILALKNDNCNVIVDDVTFITEPFFRDGVVAQAVNTVASQGVSYFTSAGNFGNKSYQNTFNPAPTPNNLPGAAHDFGGGDIYQSLILPPGNYVIVMQWEDEIYSLGQNSTGTANDMDIYLTADNGITLFGFNRNNIGGDPLEVLPFTVGGNVAQNASLLITRSNGSGNVNFKYIIFRGEGVITEHNTGTSTIVGQANADGAMAVGAVLYSNTPAYGVNPPTVASFSSRGGTPVAGLTRNKPDLCAPNGGNTTVNMGGVNIDADAFPNFFGTSAAAPHAAGIAALLIEGKQKFYNQTMTPTQVRGVMQATSDDMDAPGFDYNTGAGFVNADAAMRTFAAPTPDIVSLAAPNAVTPGTVTFTVTVNGDFLTSNSQIIFRGQPLVTTVLSNNQLQATVPTFFGNPPVQIFNPAITPNTNDGGYSDTLYFFAPVKKNVVVNAVNASKKFGEEVPAFTSTVTVDDQDPAVLGLSLADLGLASIQYSTPATAASNAGIYFIRPTANATNDIGLQELYTYDFNDGLLSIEKMPMTIKAQDLTLTYGDKIDGLGLQFDYNFDNSNIPPADQGAFLNAIESEHSSSLVDAVAMVDDQSVVNQRGLVNADLINLSFIVSQKGLVNQRGLVNQKGLVNNVPVYDTTKIVDLALSSLFGYQTDSINATLASGNPLANQKGLVNQKGLVNGTATVNQKGLVNGSTVVNSTSNSGGADVAVIVDEDDYNATTDTIYTFYSINLITGISAGTHKIVPGAFLTNNFDVTYEIGTLTILPDTLFVTADNQNPLCNSLPEFTSTITGYDYDDNAANVIASGPSYAIWDNQNQVVNGVPQGGSYQIIPSNLNLIAPPNYFVQYTNGTLTEPAVLTLSATATQPLCNGQTGSVILEAAGGTGAYTYTGATSNLSQGTYNYLVTDENGCTAETSANIVAAPSLLTLTATETQPKCFGETGSVSLEANGGTGNYTYGNEPTANLSAGVYIFTVTDENGCSASATVTINAAPSQLILTANPTQALCYGQTGSVSLNANGGTGVYYYDNTPTVGLAAGVYAYTVTDENSCTASTSATINAAPAELILTATATQPLCYGQTGSVSLSTSGGTGSYSYGNTATTNLGAGTYNYFVTDENACTSSASAIINAAPAQLILTVTPTQPNCYNQTGSVVRIASGGTAFYTYNTTATANLGAGTYNYSVTDANGCAASGSATIVVPTAVSGIITSTAATCGGANGSATVTPSGGTPGYTYLWMPCSKTTQSVTGLAAGSYTVKITDTKGCYTTLSVTIGTANISAPVAITGQVDNLCGATGKVYSIAPVTGATSYTWTVPSGVTITSNNGTSITVKFGTSFKTSGSICVKANCACNSSAYTCLNIVAPPAQPGAITGASSVCKSQTNVPYSIVAVSGATSYSWTINSGASFVGSTSGTSSVVKFTGATGTSANLKVVAKNSCGSSAARTLAVTVNTNCRTISGAAIQDAGDNESYFSDLMIYPNPANSVVNISFESPENVSYTFKLMDMLGNTVLVENYVSGNGVNKKEINLKDYAQGIYFLRIDKDGAEVKTTRVVVQH, encoded by the coding sequence ATGAAAAATTACCCATTTCATCTGCTAAATGCAGGTTCGTCGCGCTTCTTGTGTTTTGGTAAAGCAATCACGCGCATTTTGCTCATTGCGCTTCTCTTTGCTAAGGGTGTCTCAGCCCAACAATTACAAATGACTGACTTTGTAATGTATGCCGGTTCGGGTGGATCGGGCTGCACAACTCCTCCATCCGGGGGATTTGGTGTTTTTATGGCCTCGTCGAATACCATCAACAATGGCTCTATTGGAAGTAAAGTGTTAGTTAAAACAACCGGAACTTCGCAAATAAATTCAAATATATATTCGCAAGGAAAAGCAACACTTTCCAGTAGTAATGCTGTAGTTGGGAATATGGTAATAGCCAATACCTCCTCCGCATCAGGAACAATTTTATCAGTTGGTAACAGCGCTTCCATAACCGGAAATATTGATGTAAAAGGGAATACTGTTATTGGAAGTGGAACATTTAATGGAAAATTAACTCATCCTACAGGAACCACCTATTCAGGTCCGGTACCTTCTCTTGGAAATATTATTGGAGTGCCTGCCTTACCTGTATTTCCGGCACAACCTGCAATAACTGCATTTCCTGCTTATCCTCAAATGTCCGATATTTCAACTACTCAAACACTTAATCCGGGTTCATACGACGATATAAAGTTAACCGGTGGAAAAACCATTACGTTTAACGGTCCGGGGGTATATGTTTTTGATTTGATACAAAACAGTGGAAGCACCAATTATTTTGTGTTCGATTTTAAAAACACCAGCTCAGGCGCCATTTTAATATATGTTCACAATAACATGGTGATGGGTAAAATGGGTGTAACTGCCATTAATGGTGGCAGCGCATCGCGAATTTTTACTGAGGTTCATGGTATTGGTACAGGTTCAAAAAAATATGCATTTGATTTAGCTAACGGTTCATCCGGAGCCGCAAGTTCCAAATGGTTAGGAACAGTATGGGCACCCTACGCAGGAATTAATGTTGGCTCTGGTACCGGAAATAGTGATGTAACCGGTGCACTTTGGAGTGGTACTCAAGTAAATATTCAAAGCGGTGTTACAATCACTTATGCACCCTTTCAAAATTGTTCTTCTCCAAATGCAAATGCCGGTGCAGATATGGTGATCACTTGTTCGACATCTACTGTGCAATTAAATGGCTCTTCATCAACGGCGGGAGTTACTTACAATTGGCTTGCTTCTAATGGAGGTACAATTGTGGGTGCAGCCAACATTGCAAGTCCTACAGTAAGTAGTGCCGGAACTTACACATTAACTGTAACTACTTCTGCCGGCGGATGCTCTGCCAGTGATGTTGTTCTTGTTACAGAAGATAAAATTTCGCCAACTGCAGTTGCCGGGGCTGATATGGTTATTAATTGTACGAATATGAGTGCAATTTTAAATGGTTCATCAAATACCGCAGGAGTTTCCTATAATTGGAGTGCTAGCAATGGCGGATCTATTTCAGGTTCCACTTCAATAGCAAATCCCTCTGCTAGCACTGCAGGTTCATACACTTTAACCGTAACTAATCCGTTAAATGGTTGCTCAGCAAGTGATTTAGTTTTAGTTACGTTAGATAATCAAGCGCCAAACGCAAATGCCGGAAACGATAACGTTATTTCTTGTGCTTTTTTAACCCGTGAATTAAACGGTTCTTCCTCTACAGCAGGAGTTAATTATAGCTGGTCAAGCGCCAATGGTGGTAACATTACAAGTGCTACTAATATTCCAAATCCTACCGTTAATGCGGTTGGCGATTATACGCTTACGGTTACCAATCCGGCTAACGGCTGTAGTGCAACTGATGTAGCACAAATAACCCAAGGACCTTGTATTTTCCCTTATTATCCGCCAGATCCAAGCGGTAAAGTGGGTTCTTTAATTGGATCTGAGTTAACTTCATTGTATTTCAATTTTAATCCCAATGCCAGTGATACCTTAGATAATATTTATCAAATAAATGCTGATAGCGTTTACATTGAAGTAATTTCCTTAGCAGGTCAATATCAAACCCTGCTTAGTTTATTGCAAACCACTCCTTACGGTATTACTCGATTAATTGATAATGGTCCAAATACCTTATTTATTTCAGGTTTATATCCCGTTAACCATTTGAAAAAGTTGGATAGCCTTCCAAACTTAATTGACTATGTGCGTCCTTTATTTCCACCAGTTTCTAATACTGGTATTATAACTAGTGCTGGTGATATTGCACAAAAATCGGATATCGCCCGTATTGGATATGGCTTGAATGGTACAGGTGTAAAAATTGGAGTTATCTCTAATAGTTATAACACCATTCAAGGTAACCCTGCCGCGACAGATATTGCTAATGGTGATTTGCCGGGAGCAAATGGAACAAATCCTGTTCATGTATTAAAAGATTATCCTTACGGAATACAATCGGATGAAGGTAGAGCTATGTTGCAAATTGTGCACGATATTGCCCCTAATGCCGACTTAGCATTTCGCACCGGATTTATTAGTGCCGGGGACATGGCACAAGGAATTTTAGCATTGAAAAATGACAATTGTAATGTTATTGTAGATGATGTGACTTTTATTACCGAACCTTTCTTTCGTGATGGAGTTGTTGCACAAGCTGTGAATACAGTTGCTTCCCAAGGTGTTTCTTACTTTACATCGGCCGGAAATTTCGGAAATAAATCTTATCAAAATACATTTAACCCTGCCCCTACTCCAAACAATTTACCGGGTGCTGCACATGATTTTGGCGGTGGCGATATCTATCAGTCTTTAATATTACCTCCCGGAAATTATGTGATTGTGATGCAATGGGAAGATGAAATTTATTCGCTTGGTCAAAACTCTACAGGTACTGCCAACGATATGGACATTTACCTTACTGCAGATAATGGAATTACACTTTTTGGTTTTAACCGAAATAATATTGGTGGCGACCCCCTTGAAGTTCTTCCTTTTACTGTTGGAGGAAATGTGGCTCAAAATGCAAGCTTGTTAATCACACGTTCTAACGGCTCAGGAAATGTAAATTTTAAATATATTATTTTCCGTGGTGAGGGTGTAATCACAGAACACAATACCGGAACTTCTACCATTGTTGGTCAAGCTAATGCTGATGGTGCGATGGCGGTGGGTGCGGTGTTGTATTCCAATACACCGGCTTATGGTGTAAATCCTCCTACAGTTGCATCTTTCTCCTCACGTGGAGGAACACCTGTTGCGGGCCTTACGCGAAATAAACCCGATTTATGTGCACCAAACGGTGGTAATACCACTGTGAACATGGGCGGTGTAAATATAGATGCGGATGCCTTCCCTAATTTCTTTGGTACTTCAGCAGCTGCTCCACACGCAGCCGGAATAGCTGCTTTGTTGATTGAAGGAAAACAAAAATTCTATAACCAAACAATGACGCCTACGCAAGTGCGCGGCGTAATGCAAGCTACTTCCGACGATATGGATGCACCTGGTTTTGATTATAATACCGGTGCCGGTTTTGTAAATGCAGATGCAGCAATGCGCACCTTTGCAGCTCCAACACCGGATATAGTTTCGCTTGCTGCACCAAATGCAGTAACTCCGGGAACAGTAACCTTTACAGTTACGGTGAATGGTGATTTCCTAACCTCAAATTCTCAAATTATTTTTAGAGGACAACCTTTGGTTACTACTGTTTTAAGTAATAATCAATTGCAAGCCACAGTGCCCACTTTCTTTGGTAATCCTCCGGTTCAGATTTTTAACCCAGCGATTACACCAAATACAAACGATGGTGGATATTCAGACACCTTGTATTTCTTTGCTCCGGTGAAGAAAAATGTAGTGGTAAATGCTGTTAATGCATCCAAAAAATTTGGAGAGGAGGTACCGGCATTTACATCTACAGTTACTGTGGATGATCAGGATCCGGCAGTGCTTGGACTTAGCTTAGCGGATTTAGGGTTAGCTTCTATTCAATACTCCACTCCGGCCACAGCGGCAAGCAATGCAGGAATTTATTTTATTCGTCCAACTGCCAATGCCACCAATGATATTGGATTGCAAGAATTGTATACCTACGATTTCAACGATGGATTATTAAGCATCGAAAAAATGCCGATGACCATTAAAGCACAAGATCTTACTTTAACCTATGGGGATAAAATTGATGGACTTGGTTTACAATTCGATTACAACTTCGACAATTCCAACATTCCCCCGGCCGATCAAGGAGCATTCTTAAATGCAATTGAATCTGAGCACAGTTCATCTCTTGTGGATGCTGTTGCTATGGTGGATGATCAAAGTGTAGTGAATCAGCGAGGATTGGTGAATGCCGATTTAATTAACCTCAGCTTTATTGTAAGCCAAAAAGGACTTGTAAATCAAAGAGGTCTGGTGAATCAAAAAGGTTTGGTGAACAATGTTCCGGTATACGACACCACTAAGATTGTCGATTTAGCTTTATCTTCTTTATTTGGATATCAAACAGATTCTATTAATGCTACCCTTGCCAGCGGAAATCCATTAGCGAATCAAAAAGGATTGGTGAATCAAAAAGGATTGGTGAATGGAACTGCTACAGTGAATCAAAAGGGTTTGGTAAACGGCTCAACTGTAGTGAATAGTACTTCCAACTCAGGTGGTGCTGATGTTGCGGTTATTGTGGATGAAGACGATTACAACGCTACCACCGATACCATTTATACATTCTATTCAATAAACTTGATTACCGGAATTTCAGCAGGTACACATAAAATTGTACCCGGTGCATTCCTCACCAATAATTTTGATGTAACCTACGAAATTGGAACCTTAACCATTTTGCCGGACACTTTATTTGTAACGGCAGACAATCAAAATCCTTTATGCAACAGTTTGCCTGAATTTACATCCACAATAACCGGTTACGATTACGATGACAATGCTGCAAATGTTATTGCATCCGGTCCGAGTTATGCAATTTGGGACAACCAAAATCAAGTTGTAAATGGAGTTCCACAAGGAGGATCCTATCAAATCATACCAAGTAATTTAAACTTAATTGCACCACCAAATTATTTTGTTCAGTATACAAATGGAACCCTTACTGAGCCGGCGGTGTTAACCCTTTCGGCTACTGCAACTCAACCTTTATGTAATGGCCAAACCGGAAGTGTTATATTAGAGGCTGCAGGTGGAACAGGTGCTTATACTTATACCGGTGCTACTTCTAACTTAAGCCAAGGCACTTATAACTATTTGGTTACAGATGAAAATGGTTGTACAGCCGAAACAAGTGCAAACATTGTGGCAGCGCCAAGCCTTTTAACACTAACAGCTACCGAAACTCAACCAAAATGTTTTGGTGAAACAGGATCGGTAAGCCTCGAAGCAAATGGAGGAACAGGCAATTATACTTACGGAAATGAACCAACCGCTAATCTTTCTGCAGGCGTTTATATCTTTACTGTAACCGACGAAAACGGCTGTTCTGCGTCTGCAACTGTTACTATAAATGCTGCACCATCACAATTAATTTTAACTGCAAATCCTACACAAGCTTTGTGCTACGGACAAACAGGAAGTGTTAGTTTGAATGCAAATGGAGGCACAGGTGTTTATTATTACGATAATACTCCTACTGTTGGTTTAGCTGCCGGCGTTTATGCTTATACTGTTACAGATGAAAACAGTTGTACAGCCAGTACAAGTGCTACTATTAATGCTGCTCCGGCTGAATTGATTTTAACTGCTACCGCTACACAACCACTCTGTTATGGACAAACAGGTAGTGTAAGTTTAAGCACAAGTGGAGGAACAGGTTCATATAGTTATGGTAATACAGCAACCACGAATTTAGGAGCAGGTACTTATAATTATTTTGTAACCGATGAAAATGCTTGTACATCAAGTGCAAGTGCAATCATCAATGCTGCTCCAGCACAATTAATTCTTACGGTAACTCCTACACAACCTAATTGCTATAATCAAACCGGAAGTGTTGTAAGAATAGCAAGTGGCGGAACTGCTTTTTATACTTATAACACTACTGCAACTGCTAATTTAGGTGCCGGAACATATAATTATTCCGTAACAGATGCTAATGGCTGTGCTGCAAGCGGCTCGGCAACAATTGTTGTTCCGACTGCTGTTAGTGGAATAATTACTTCAACTGCTGCAACCTGTGGTGGAGCAAATGGATCAGCAACTGTTACTCCTTCAGGTGGAACTCCGGGATATACGTATTTGTGGATGCCTTGTAGCAAAACAACTCAATCGGTAACCGGCTTAGCGGCAGGATCATATACCGTGAAAATTACAGATACGAAAGGTTGCTATACTACTTTGAGTGTTACCATCGGAACAGCTAATATTTCAGCACCTGTTGCTATCACCGGTCAAGTAGATAATTTGTGTGGGGCAACCGGAAAAGTTTATTCTATTGCTCCGGTTACAGGAGCAACTTCTTACACATGGACTGTGCCATCAGGCGTTACGATCACTAGTAATAATGGTACGTCCATAACAGTAAAATTTGGAACTTCGTTTAAAACATCCGGAAGCATTTGCGTAAAAGCAAATTGTGCCTGCAATTCAAGTGCATATACATGTTTGAATATTGTTGCCCCTCCGGCACAACCGGGCGCAATTACAGGAGCTTCATCGGTTTGTAAATCACAAACCAATGTGCCCTACTCTATTGTTGCTGTTAGCGGTGCAACTTCCTATTCATGGACAATAAATAGCGGTGCAAGTTTTGTGGGTTCAACAAGCGGTACTTCATCTGTTGTTAAATTCACTGGTGCTACAGGTACTTCTGCCAACTTAAAAGTGGTTGCAAAAAATAGCTGTGGTAGTTCAGCTGCAAGAACATTAGCGGTAACGGTTAACACAAATTGTAGAACCATAAGTGGTGCAGCCATTCAAGATGCCGGTGATAACGAATCCTACTTCTCTGATTTGATGATATATCCTAACCCTGCAAATTCAGTTGTAAACATCAGTTTTGAATCACCTGAAAATGTAAGCTATACCTTTAAATTAATGGACATGCTTGGCAATACTGTCTTAGTTGAAAATTATGTTTCGGGTAACGGTGTTAACAAAAAAGAAATTAATTTGAAAGATTACGCACAAGGCATTTATTTCTTGCGTATTGATAAAGATGGCGCAGAAGTAAAAACTACGCGTGTAGTTGTTCAACATTAA